A portion of the Streptomyces sp. YPW6 genome contains these proteins:
- the folB gene encoding dihydroneopterin aldolase: protein MDRVALRGLKARGHHGVFPREREEGQIFIVDLVLGLDTRPAAATDDLARTVHYGVVAEEVVDVVTGEPVDLIETLAERIAQQCLKHEGVQEVEVVVHKPDAPITVPFDDVTITITRSRA from the coding sequence GTGGATCGTGTCGCGCTGCGCGGCCTCAAGGCCCGCGGGCACCACGGCGTCTTCCCCAGGGAGCGGGAAGAGGGCCAGATCTTCATCGTCGACCTGGTGCTCGGCCTCGACACCCGCCCCGCGGCAGCCACCGACGACCTGGCCCGCACCGTGCACTACGGCGTGGTGGCCGAGGAGGTCGTCGACGTGGTGACGGGCGAGCCGGTCGATCTGATCGAGACGCTCGCCGAGCGCATCGCCCAGCAGTGCCTGAAGCACGAAGGCGTCCAGGAGGTCGAGGTCGTGGTGCACAAGCCGGACGCGCCGATCACCGTCCCCTTCGACGACGTGACCATCACCATCACCCGGAGCCGAGCATGA
- the folK gene encoding 2-amino-4-hydroxy-6-hydroxymethyldihydropteridine diphosphokinase, which yields MTAFSTEGQSDPTVQPVPTAVVRQVDAADVTLSNPKMAVISLGSNLGNRLETLQGAVDALEDTPGLRVKAVSPVYETEPWGVETASQPSYFNAVILVKTTLPPASLLERGQAVEEAFDRVREERWGPRTIDVDIVSYADVLSDDPVLTLPHPRAHERAFVLAPWHDVDPEAQLPGAGPVAQLLAQVGRDGVLPRADLELRLPE from the coding sequence ATGACCGCATTTTCCACCGAAGGGCAGAGCGACCCGACCGTACAGCCGGTTCCGACCGCCGTCGTCCGGCAGGTGGACGCCGCCGACGTCACGCTCTCCAACCCCAAGATGGCCGTGATCTCCCTCGGCTCCAACCTGGGCAACCGCCTGGAGACCCTCCAGGGGGCCGTCGACGCCCTGGAGGACACCCCTGGCCTGCGGGTCAAGGCCGTCTCCCCGGTGTACGAGACGGAGCCCTGGGGCGTCGAGACGGCCTCCCAGCCGTCGTACTTCAACGCGGTCATCCTCGTGAAGACGACGCTGCCCCCCGCCTCCCTGCTGGAGCGCGGCCAGGCCGTCGAGGAGGCCTTCGACCGGGTCCGCGAGGAGCGCTGGGGCCCGCGCACCATCGACGTCGACATCGTGTCGTACGCCGACGTCCTCTCCGACGACCCGGTGCTCACGCTCCCCCACCCGCGCGCCCACGAGCGGGCCTTCGTCCTCGCCCCTTGGCACGACGTGGACCCCGAGGCCCAGCTGCCCGGCGCCGGACCGGTGGCCCAGCTCCTCGCACAGGTCGGCCGCGACGGCGTGCTGCCCCGCGCCGACCTGGAACTGCGCCTGCCGGAGTAA